In Primulina huaijiensis isolate GDHJ02 chromosome 4, ASM1229523v2, whole genome shotgun sequence, the DNA window TCTAAAGTTTCAAGCCATCATGTCAATGATTTCAGGAGGCTTATGCATATATAGCGCTAGTCGCTTTACTAAAACTTATAATTGGTGTTAATAGTGCaacttaaatatttgaaaacgtACATAAACACAAATAGACGGTTTCATCGCTCTCCTagcaaagacaattattgcattTCAGCATCTTATAACTCCAAGAAAACATTAGGCCAGATTACAGTTAAAAAATCAACGGTTCCGATTTCAGTTTTTAGCGATTCCCGTTCCGGTTCGGACCGAATTGgactaaaatataatatttcaaatttagagacaaaatgaaaaataaagaatatcTGGCAGAGTAAAACTAATTTGTTCAATAATTacacaataaaataatattaactaACGTTCAAGCACACATAATGTGTGtgcaagaaaaaatattttttatatatggcaaggaatttaaataaatttaaaatacaattaatcgattatttaaaatataaattgaaaataattaccTATCCTACCTCCTTAAAAATAGGGTGAAatgattcattttaaaaaatgttactttagaaaagaaaaaaatgtccAATAAAGTGACACAATGAGggtataattataatttttgacaGAGTATTCCAGTTTTTGTTCCACGGTTCTTATGATCATGGTCATTAACTCAGTTGGCTGCTTGGGGATCGAAAGTCAGTTCGGACCTTCCGAACTCATTCGTCTAGAAATGCATCATCGCATTCAAAGATGGTTGACAAATAACAGTTCAGAACTTCCGAATCAGAGACATGAGCTTCTGATCTTGACCATCCAAACATGTGGCAACTCGATCATGACACTAGCCACAGAGCCCAAGTTCGGAACTCTCGAACTCCGCGTATAAATAGTTCATTCGAAATTCATTTCATTTGCACAATTTGTATGTTTCCTCTATTGATTCTAGCAGTATTTTTGGCGTTTCTATTCCATTTCTATAAGCCAGTAAAGTGGTGAATTGCTTCCAGAGTAGGCAATGTCTCGAAGGACAGTTAGCGAACGAAAGATGCTAAGATAAATTTGTAATCCATAAGTTTTTGTGATAATAAATAACATCGAGTTGTGTTCAAGGTTCAACTgctattttattgtatttacgGTTTTCGAGCTGGTTGTCCTTAACTGAAGCTGGATTGCTTCTTTCTCAAAATTCTAACTGGCCGGGTTCTCATATTCCAAGACATATCCTACCTACAACCCAGACATTTCAGAGATAATCATACACAATGTCCGAGGATAATAGAAGATCAAGAATGTCTCATAATAAGACAAAGATTCACGACAATTTTTCTCTCTCCTAAGAACAACTTTTACAAAACCTTTACTTTCCATATTTGAAATGATGTCAATGTGAATTAATTGTGGCGAACTAGGAAGACAAAGCAGATAGAAGACAAGTTTGATTGtgaattaaaaaagaaaatgttgaattttgcaaaaaaaaaaaaatgaatgttGGAAGAAGTTCAACTATAAAGAGATATTACTCTCATTCATTGAGGGTTACGAATGAATGCACGAAACAAGTCATGAACAAGCTCTCAATCAGTTTCTACTATTGAGAACTCGAGCACACTTATTTTTCAATCTTCAAGTTGCTCACTTGTCACTCACTTAAAGTTCAACCAGATCTTCAGAAATCTTTCAATACTACTCAGACGCTCAATCTGCATTTTTCAATCTACTTTTTAGAGTATTGTTGTAACAATTGAATAATATGATTCATATAGCCAGAGTTTGTAATCTGTATTGAGTTGGttctaagagtttcagttaggcCTTGGATTTGTCCTAGACTGGAGTGGGTTGTTACAATTCATTataaaatcaaagtcttctagttaTTTCTTTCATAAGTGAAAGAAGGAGAGACGTAGAATGATTCCATCTTTGAACTTTCATATAAATAtctatgttatttattttatgcattttcCTCACCATCTTGATTTGTTTATTTTGAGGTTAAGTGAATATAATCATTCACTAGATCCATTCGGACATTTTCGCACTCTGGAAAAGTACTTTTAAAGTTTCTTGTTGCATCTAGCTTATCGGGAAAAAGGTTTTTAATAGCTAACCAATATTAAGGCTAGCTTGAAGACAACACAAGTTTCCGagaaattttaaagtttttattcACCTCCTCTAAATACATATTTGATCATAACAAAAGCGTCCCCAAGTGTATAATCCGAAAGTATTTAAGAATAAATTGGGGATAGTAGGAAGAATTATAAAACATGTTGAGATATATGAGAATATTATGTAGAATAATATTTATGGATATGGATAGATAGTAATATCCATTTGGTTATCATGTCTAGCTTCAGGAGAGTAGGCAATAAAGACCGGTTTAGATGTATATAAGTACTTAGACATCCAGATGAGTATACATTAAGGGTGTAAACGAACCAAATTGAGTCGAGTCGAATATTAGTAAAAAATTTAAGATGTGAATTTGACTCAAATTAAGTATATTTGAGTTCGAGTTCGATTCAaagctcgaaaattttaaattttttggctCTTTTTTTACTCTAAATGAGGTTTGAATTCGCATTTGGCTTGAAAAGTTTTAACTCATTCGCGAGCTATTCGAACTATTTCTAAGATATTAAGATTCGAGAATGAAGGTACGAAAGCTCAAAACGACTTAAGGCtggaaatgtatatatatttagtatttaataatattatattaataaaatattaaagccCGCGAACGAAACGTGAactatcaaacaaaataattttatctcaaGTTCGGCCCGAAAAAAGTTCGAACATGTTCAAGTTTGGTTCGGGTTCGATAAATTCGAAtacaatcaaatatttattgatcGGTCGGCTTGAAAAGCTCACGGACTAGCTCGATTGATTTGCAGCCTTAGTATACATCCCTATCGTTGCATATTTATTTGTCATATGATGCATGTTTTATTGTTTTGTGTTGAGTTTGTTATCCTTTAAGATAATCCCGGATTCGAAGGGCCGCTCAACCCCTTTTTCTTGGATAGTACGGGTCCTAGGAACCGTCAACTATTCAAAAGGCCATCATGCTACGGTGACACAGGATATTGCAGGTACATATCCTAATTGAGTGTAGGAGTCACTCACTGACTCAACGGACCAGCGTGTTATATACTCAAGAACCTTTGATTGAGCAAGATATTGAGTATTGATCCCCCACACAAGTACATGTTCATGTAATTTGCATATAGATTTGCATACTCTTATTTATGTATAAGGCGATTAGGTAGCTCTTGGGTGGCCTTCCCACATAATGTACCTCCAATCAAATATTGATGAGACTAACTTCTAAACTTTGTATTGTTGACTTCTAGCAAACGTTATGAAATAAGATAGTAAAAGTACCATTATTACAAGAAATACAAGTAAAAGATATAGATGTTAGCAGAGACACGACTTTACTTCCTTATACTGTGGCAGTGTAGAGCCCTTATATTGCATGTATTTCTAGTTGTGATTGTTGCGGGGCAGAGTGCCCTTATATTGCATGTATTTCTAGTTGTGATTGTTGCGGGGCAGAGTCTCATACTGAACGACGGGTAGACATGAAGAGGTGCACCATGTGGGTGCCATTAATGGTTCAGAAACCATTTGACAAAAATCAAAACTAGAAATATATGCAAGATTACCTATCTTTCGCCTACATGTTCAAGAAATCATTTGTCAAAATCACAAGATTTTCTTTGTTGTCACGTTAGGCATATATAATGAAGCTCTTGCCATGTAATTATGTACGTCACACATGATAATAATGGAGATATGTCAAATGTTAGCACATGCAAAACTCACATCAAGggaattaataatatttttttcccaatatttctaaaatgagagatataatttaatttaattttctttcataCAAGTTACAATCATTTCctttaaaatatatgaattaataaatcaattaatAATGCAATAGTATACATTCAAATGGAGATCCATGTGGGGTTGAAATGATTGGAGAAAAGAGTATGAGAATTATTAAATATTGGATTAAATTCAGGATTCTCTGAGAtaatatttcaatttaatttttttttctttctatttttatattcaaCCCTAGGGATCTATCCTCTATAAATGAAGAACAAAATCTTTTTTCTATAACCAACTTTTCGTTTTCCTCCTACATTGATAGGCATTTaggaaaaaacttttaaaaaataaattaaaaaaggagaaaaatggCAAAAAGGTCCTTTCTAGGAGTAGTTCTTACTGTCCAGTTGTGTTATTTAACAGTGTATACAAATGCCCTAACAGAAGATTCCGGATGGACTCAAGCTCATGCGACTTTCTATGGTGGCAGCGACGCCTCTGGAACAATGGGTACATTTCTTTCGTTTACGTTTaggaaaaattataattcatgTTTTGTGATCTTTTTGCGATTTTGATtatctatattatcaaattttagttttaatatacTGTCTTTGTTTTTTCTCTTctcaatattaaatattttcggACATGGAGCTGATGTGACATAATTAATATAGCTCGAACATGTTTCTATGCCctcaatattttgtttttttttttgagctgGGAGGGTTTTGTTACAAATTTACAACAGAGTAACAAACCTAAGACTTCGTTCCAGACTTGAGATATTAGTGTCAAATAATCTACAACTCATCGAtcttttttttcctaatatatatttatatattattgcaTTTTTCTCTAATATATACTATATGTTgttgagtgagtctcatgtgagaccgtctcacggatcttaatctttgagacgggtcaaccctacccatattcacaataaaaagtaatactcttagcataaaaagtaatatttttttatggatgacccaaataagaaatccgtctcacaaatacgacccgtgagaccttctcacacaagtttttgcctatgtTGTTTTGGATGATAGGGGGTGCCTGTGGATATGGCAACTTATATTCAGATGGCTATGGGACTAACACTGCAGCATTGAGCACTGCACTGTTTAATGACGGTGCATCTTGTGGGCAATGCTACCGAGTCGTTTGCGATATAAAAAACGAGCCTCGGTGGTGCATCAAGGGGGCATCTGTGACCATCACGGCCACTAACTTCTGCCCTCCGAATAACAATCTTCCCAGTGACAACGGGGGTTGGTGCAACCCGCCCCGCCAACACTTCGACATGGCTCAGCCGGCTTTCGAACAAATCGGTATCTCTAAACGTGGCATCGTTCCTATACTCTACCAAAGGTATGTTATTTTCATCTAACTTTGGTTTTCAATTTgtagggaaaatatttattttgtccgCCAATCTGATTTATCCAATTTTGGGTTTTGATCCATTAAGTTTAAAAGTTTGGGTTTGGtacactaatttttaattttcggcTATTTTGGTCCTATTGATGACATGACATTGGACAAATAAGCAATTTTGACATTATACATCAACATTTTTCGATGTCAAATAATATTTTCCCACATTGAGAAAATTAGCATGAAAAAGGGGAAATGTCTCATTTcgatttaaaagataaaatttttatgTATGACTTCTAAAAAAACAATGTTATGTTTGATCCCTCTCTAAAATCAtatagggaaaatattttttggttgATTAACTtgtctaatttttaattttggtccactaaattttcaaatttttgttttggtaCACGAACTTTTAAATTTAAGCTATTTTGATCCAATTTTTGACATGACATCGGACATATAATAAATTCCCGATCACATGTGAGCATTTTTCAATGTTACATCAGTATTTTTAGGTGTCACATTAATATTTTCCGATGTAACATCAGTGATTGAATcaaaaaagatgaaaattaaaagttagtatacaaaaccaaaatttgaaaatttaatggaCCAAAACCAAAAATTAGACAAGTTAATGGAACAATAAATTATTTTcccaaatcatatatataaaataggGTTTTCATCGGAACCTAGAATTTGACTTAAAAAGCCATTTTCAATCCGTTTAATTGAAAGAaactattttctcaaaattcttccaaagttttttttttttttttttgtcaaatatataaaaatatatagaagTTAATAGTTTTTGGCACTCATCGGATCATATCGAGAGAAGCGCACACAACTCGATTGAGCTCGAATCAAGCTTCAACCGAGCCATCGATCTCACCATGATCCGCTATATATATTTGGATGCAGGGTCCGATGCATAAAGAGAGGGGGAGTTAGATTCACCATCAATGGAAGAGACTACTTTGAACTTGTGCTACTCACCAATATTGCCAATGCTGGATCCATTAAATCTATGCAAATAATGGGATCAAAATCAAAGACTTGGATGTCTATGTCAAGAAATTGGGGTGCCAATTGGCAATCCAATGCATATCTCAATGGACAAACCCTATCTTTTAGGGTTACAACCACTGATGACTTGGTCAGGACTTTCTCAAACGTCGCCCCCTCGGATTGGACCTTTGGCCAGACATTTTCGACCTCGATCAACTTCTAGGCCCGGTTCGGGCAAGCTTTCGTGTCCAAGATTGTTTTTGGCTTTCATAGCTAACAGGTCCCGGTGTGCTTTGTTGTTTTTTAAATCGAGAAAGCTTCCGGCTAGACCTTCGGTTCCAACCTCAAAATAATAGCATNtcatcataaaattttatttttgcacttgTTTGTAATTGTAAAATCATCATATGTTCAGATCAAACCGATCTATCAAAATTGATATATGTagctatatatatacatgttgtaATTTGGCCACATTGGTAACTAATGAATTATACATAAAATAGGCTTCAATTTAAATAACCTAGCTAGaacttattattttaattgaatgagataaaaataagaaatattttcatattttagatAACAATTTCAGTGTTATTCATTTATCTTcgggggtttttttttttttataatttttgttatttttccaACATGGTGTtaatatggacatttcgagACGTAACACTCTTACGTGTAATGTCACGTCAATATTCCCAAAGACTGACATAATCTATGCCCGACGGATATTTTCTAGAAGTGCATTAATTTGCATTCTTTGACATGTTGTTTCAAGGTTGTATCATGTTAATGTGAAAATTAATGAAAGTATACATTCTCATTccgaattaataaaaaaaaattgctcaataaataaaaaaggtaTTGGGTAATGTATGGATCTGGATCCCCTACAGTGCACCAACCACAGCACCAAGTGTTGTGGATATTTAATGGGCTGTGTTGATTTGGGCTTATTTTAAACTAGTtttttaagtttgattttgttttcatCTCGTCTTCTTTTGTCCATTTTCTTCTGCTTCTCTTTTTTTCTCTCtcattcaattttattattatttttatttttacaggAAATAGTATAACATATAAGGCTCGATTTTCTTGTTCCTTTGAATGTCTAATTCTTTTTCTAATTATTTGGCTTTCGAAGtttttatttggttttgttTGTTTGTAATTTTATTGTGCTATTAAtctgaaattattattaattacaatgtttatattatttcatatgAAATTGTCCGTTAATGTTTGTGGAAGAGGAAAAAATGGAGGAAAATGAAGGGAAAATAAAAGAGGAAAAGAGAGAGGAAAAAAGTGGAAAAAATagaagaatttaaaaaaaaattaaaagaaaaacaacatTGAAAAAAATTGTCAAACATTGAAAATTGCCATGTAGACACACAGTACCATTTGCTGTTTTACTCAACACTGTAGGGGATCCGGATTCATAATGTATCATGTCAATGTGAAGTAAGTAAAATCATCTCTAGGTtgaattttatgttaatttttcataaaaagaaaaaaaaaattatcatagaATATTTCAAAGTAAAAGTAATATATTATGAAAGTTTGActcaaaattttatgatatttgttATTACagttacatatttaaaaaaagtatttgtattttaaattgattgagatcatctaattttatatattttatatctccCATCATTTTGTATACTAAGTGAATGAATTTATGCAAAATTTTAGGATAAGTCGCTACAAGAACGACACTCATAATCAAATTGGAATGTCGTCTccagaaaacatatttcaaaaataaacattgttGGATCTGGAAAGAGCAGCCAAAATTCTAGGGTTTATTTTCTGCAGATATATATCGTGCGTCGTAGCGGGGGTTTGATGTTATTATGGTGCGATAATGTTGATATCGATATTCAGTCATATTCTCTGAGACATATTGATTGCATAGTGAAGCAGGATCAAAACCAATTGAGGTTTACTGCGTTTTATGGAAATCCGAAGTTCCATAATCGTGAGGCTTCTCGGCAGTTACTTCGTCGATTAGCAGGCATTCGTGAACTGCAAAATCTTCCGTGGTTGGTTGGGGAAGACTTCAACGAAATTCTTTTTGAGTCGTCGCGAAGGATTAACACAGTCAATGTCTCAGATGTATGCACATGACCAGGATAcagatgcgatttatctttgagcaCAAATGGCTGCTAGAAGATGACTGACTTAGCTTATGAAGTCATCAAGCTAGAGTCTAGTTTATAATGGGTTAATTGTTGCTACCTTCTTGGTTATCATCGATTGTATCTCGTGacttattattatgatttaatggGAAGTTTACtctataaaaaaacaaattatgacCTCCAGATTTAAAATCTCTTGCTAATAGGGGAGGTCTCATGTATCATGGACGAGTAAAGACATTGTTCATTCCCATCTAAAACGGTATAGGCTCTCTCTTTGGCCAAGATTCTATCTTCAAAAAGTACTTCATGGGCACCACTCCGCCAAAGCCCTCGGTTAAAATCACTCGATTGTCGGATATGTAAAGCTTCATCCCCtctagaagaaaaaaaaattgagaatcaATAAATAAAGCTCAAAAGCTAATTATTGGAAATAATCAGTTGCGACTTGCGAGTCATTAAATTAGTACCTTCCATAGCCTTTCTTACGTCAAGAAATATCAACGTGTTAATATCGCGTCTCATACCTGAAATTTGAGTGGCAAGAAACATTTAACAGGGACAGATAACAGTTTTTCCAAGCAAATAAACATTGAATCCCCCTCATACTTGGATACAGACACATAGAGGTTGATTCATTAACATAGATGGACCTAtctatgttatatattatattcataGAAGAGAATGTTTTTTCAGAGCAAAAAAAGTATGAAAGTTTTCAACATGCTATTCTAGGATAAAATATAGTACCGCTAATAACTTCTCCATCTGTTGGCAAGCCGCAAGAGAAATGTACATGTAATCTCTTCATGCGTTTGAGGCCCTGCTCTAAAATCGACTCCAAGTTCCTCCTGTAAGTTCCATGCACACAAACTGTGCTTTATCACAAAGGCAGAAGCACTTAGAAAAAGATGAAAGAAGCACGTCTCATTAAAGAAGCGAAAAAAGGGAAACCAAAGTTGAAATGTATTAACCTGGAATTTCCTCAGGGGAAAGTATGAGTTTTAACAAGCTTTCTGTTTCAACAGTCTGTAAGGGTATTAGAGCGAGGAAACAATGAATTAAGAAGGCATGACGCCAATTGCAGAAGAGAAAACAAGATACAATTCTAAACTAGCTTCAATGTACGTGTAGGGATGAAATAAAATTGTGCCTGCATAGAATTTTTTGTTCAACGGTCAGAGAGAAATATGCAACACATCTTAGCATCATGCAAGTTGGACTCAATCGAAAAGCAGCTATTATATGCACTTTCAGCTCAACATAAATCAAATCAAGAGCATTTCGCAACAACTCCAGTTGTCATTATCAGTCCACTACCGAGTGTCAGGCATGTATAAGTGTTTAATCAAATCTAAGAAGGTTTGGATGTAAATTGTATGTTTTTCAGATAACTAAAAATAATGGACCATGTACGAATTGCAATTCCAAAATATTTCTAGCAGAATAGGTCCATCCCTGCGAAGTTGCAAATTGCCCCAAGGAAACTTCATTCCAAAAACTAACAGGAGTTGGAGCAATAAATAGAATTCAGGTCCCTggatatactttaaaataataaagctCTTCTAGACACATATCAAAATGCAGCCCTGGTTGCAAACTTTGAAGAGATATGTCACCTTTATCGTGTGACCTTGGTTTGCGCGTATTAATAGCTCCCCACTTTCTTCCAGCAGGCTAAATCGTTGCTTGTTGTCCCTCCTGACCACCTGTAAACATGTTGTAAAAAGTAAAATCAATCTTGCAAAAATGGCTGTACATGACACACTGACATACGATATGCCAATGCACTTATATTATCGGATACTGTCACAAGCCAAAAGACAATCTTTGGAAGCCATCTTTATTTAATAAGTGGTGGCCATTTGACAAAAAAGGACTCTTCAAGAAAGTATGTCATTTGTATTACATAATTTTCTTCATTCCAGGAAAGGAAAAACAAGACATGACACGTTGAGATGAAATACTACAGAAAGGTAAAAACTTGCTAAAACATTTCCAATGCAATAGCATCAAAGTGTTGGCATAACTACAGGATAAATGCATATAATCCATTTAATCTCAATTAATGGACATCTTAACTTAGTACACAAACAGAATAAAGACTCAAACCTCTCTAACATCGGCAATATCATGTGATCGTAATAGTATATCGGCAAAAGTTTTCAGATTTAGCTTCAGCAAATCTTGGACTTTGACATATCCATCACTCCTCATATCCAATTTCAATTCGGAAGCCATGTGCCGCAGTATACGTGTTCTGAAATGTTAATAACAAATAGTTAATGATAGCAAATAATAAGCTGTATGATATATCCAACCAATGCACATTCGTGCATAATCTTTGGCTTTAATTTGTGTGCTGTCAGCACCTCAAAATTATTGGCGATTGATCAAGTCAACAAGCTTTGATACCTAATAGACCTAATCAAATCTGGAAAATTAAATGCAAATACTCATCTTCCAAGACATCATTTTTCCGTTGCAaaatattagcacataaaaagccagagaaaaaaatgaaaatcaatCAATATAACAAGAATTATACCACTTTACGAACATAAACTGGTCATCAAAACCTTCCCACAAACTCTTTTCCGAAATTTCAAAGTTCAATAACACAACATCATGAAAACCAAATTTTAACACTGAATTTCATCAAGCTTGAATTGCCATAGGAAACTGAATTAATCAAAAGTATTACTAAGTCCCTCCTGATTCCTTCCCATAAAAAATCCAGTCTTTCTTTACAACCAATTCCCCTATTCATTTTTATATAGGCCCTCTTTCTTTTCCATAAAAGAAGTCTAGTTTAAAGCATCAATAATACTAAAAGAGAGTCATGAGCTAATCAAGAAACAAAAAGATAAAAGAGTGTAGATAGCTGCGTACAAGAGTCTGCCTAGAGCATCGATTTTATCTTTTCCGGAAGAACCGCTGCCACCTCCGTATCTACCGCCGCGACCCCTCGATCTTTCCTCCGTATCTTTGATCTCCAGTCCTCTTCTTCCTCCACCTCTGCCATGAATGACGGCACAAATTCGATGAGATACTGATAATTAGTGGCCAAAACGAACAGTTTGAGTTGTCAGGGGAAAAAAGAGGAAATATAGAACAAAAATATACCTTGATGCAGTGAAATAGGGGTTTCCCGAGGTGGGATTTTGACGATTCTCCATAAAAGTCAAGAGCCGGAATCTGGAACGCAGCAGAGAAGGAGAGGCAATGAGGAGGATTGGATTTGTAAGAGGGCAGTAGAGCGGAATCCGCATGCCACAGCATGTTAGTGAAGCCCACATCTAGtttttgtaaataataaaataatcaataatctaATAAATTATATCCAAATCCTCCATAATCACTCAAATATTTTCCAAACGTTTTTTTGCATAATTTTTGTTTGTTCAATTTGAACTATTTTTTAGCATTTCTGGAACGTCAATTATGCTAAATGAAATCATGTATCATAATGCACATATTAATTATCGAAGATGAACGTGACCGTATTATACCTATTCAAGATAGGAGAGACACCAACTCCGGACGTAGAAATGGTTGTTGATGAGCATATCAAATTTCAAGAACTTCTTAGtcgatataaaataattaaaaaacaaagatTCTCAATTCACACTATGAAATGTattaattgatttatatttatatttatcaattttaataatttttgtatattaattcatattatatgtaatttaatttatatataattacattataaacttaaatattattatttactttTATTAGATATAATATTGgttatataatataaacattACTCATAATTATATTGTTGAATCTGTAAAAAGATACTAAATAAAGTATaagaattaatatatgtaaaataaaaagaatatttaagTAAATGTATTGGTCATCGATGTTGTATTTTGTGCAGAAATtaactattttaatataaaatttgaaacaaaatagattttgtgatTGAGAT includes these proteins:
- the LOC140975191 gene encoding expansin-A23-like, with amino-acid sequence MAKRSFLGVVLTVQLCYLTVYTNALTEDSGWTQAHATFYGGSDASGTMGGACGYGNLYSDGYGTNTAALSTALFNDGASCGQCYRVVCDIKNEPRWCIKGASVTITATNFCPPNNNLPSDNGGWCNPPRQHFDMAQPAFEQIGISKRGIVPILYQRVRCIKRGGVRFTINGRDYFELVLLTNIANAGSIKSMQIMGSKSKTWMSMSRNWGANWQSNAYLNGQTLSFRVTTTDDLVRTFSNVAPSDWTFGQTFSTSINF
- the LOC140975193 gene encoding uncharacterized protein, yielding MWASLTCCGMRIPLYCPLTNPILLIASPSLLRSRFRLLTFMENRQNPTSGNPYFTASRGGGRRGLEIKDTEERSRGRGGRYGGGSGSSGKDKIDALGRLLTRILRHMASELKLDMRSDGYVKVQDLLKLNLKTFADILLRSHDIADVREVVRRDNKQRFSLLEESGELLIRANQGHTIKTVETESLLKLILSPEEIPVCVHGTYRRNLESILEQGLKRMKRLHVHFSCGLPTDGEVISGMRRDINTLIFLDVRKAMEEGMKLYISDNRVILTEGFGGVVPMKYFLKIESWPKREPIPF